The following are encoded in a window of bacterium SCSIO 12643 genomic DNA:
- a CDS encoding transcriptional repressor: MEELKALLRNRNLKATGIRLEVLQIISEFESAIPYTVLQKQLTNFDRVTLYRTLNSLTDKGIIHKAAIDENDTYYALCEHTCDSTHHHHEHIHFKCVECKTVSCLEIESSFQIPLSNHDIHQIEVVATGVCENCKK, translated from the coding sequence ATGGAGGAATTAAAAGCATTACTTAGAAATAGGAATTTGAAAGCCACGGGGATAAGGCTTGAAGTATTACAGATTATTTCTGAATTTGAGAGTGCGATTCCGTATACCGTTCTGCAAAAACAACTAACTAATTTTGATAGAGTTACACTGTATAGAACCCTGAACAGTTTAACGGATAAAGGAATTATTCATAAAGCAGCCATTGACGAAAACGATACCTATTACGCTTTGTGTGAACATACTTGTGATTCAACCCATCATCACCATGAACATATTCATTTTAAGTGCGTGGAATGTAAAACGGTATCTTGTTTGGAAATAGAATCTTCATTTCAAATTCCACTATCCAACCATGACATCCATCAAATAGAGGTGGTTGCTACTGGTGTTTGTGAGAATTGTAAGAAGTGA
- a CDS encoding TonB-dependent receptor, with protein MYNKFILLFFLSIGFLTGKTQECNFHIQGEVLDDQTSQPIPYVNIYISELQQGDVSDSVGQFVLHNLCTKVYQIEISCVGYSAQHLNVSVNSDTSFTVKLRPNSEVLQDLTIVGTSSTASTQETAVLDRLTITENSNKNLANMLEDISGVTTIKSGNKVSKPVVQGLYGNRLTLLNNGVAQSGQQWGVDHSPEIDPLVASEISVIKGASALAYMGSSLGSVVIVNPGDIPHEEGWHGRALYVYETNGRGHATNLQLRNYKNGWAWRANVTLKQNGDLHTPDYYLTNTGSKEANGAFQIEKRFNDKWKVDAYLSSYNTEIGILRGSHIGNTTDLEEALQREEPFFTRSTFSYDIEAPRQLVNHQLLKLHSKYTIDSTQWVEATYAGQWDLRKEFDVRRGGRSDIPALSLNQWSHFLEGKYHGYFGEYWSLVGGVQYRSIDNTNDPETNILPLIPDYLSYENGVFAILKRQWNNWEIETGGRWNRVDQRVVRITNGFPREIVRSENVYNTFGILGGVTYQVRNDSKLAFNIGYASRNPEVNELYSNGLHQGVGGIEEGDPNLKIEKSLKTTLSWRSQLSTKWNVSSELYFQSIQDYIYLAPQNEIRLTIRGAFPVFKYEQTFAQIMGWDAVVVYKPIEAVETSLKYSWIKGEDLTNNLGLINMPSNSLFASVKYAWNLNGFFSILDFSLTNKYVFEQTNIVEGQDFVLPPDAYNLVGMKISGTAPMKKSEWHFFIHVDNLFNVKYRDYLNRQRYFADDLGRSIVFGASFSF; from the coding sequence ATGTACAATAAGTTTATTCTTTTATTTTTTTTATCAATCGGATTTTTAACCGGTAAAACTCAGGAATGCAATTTTCACATTCAAGGTGAAGTACTGGATGATCAAACCAGCCAGCCAATTCCGTATGTAAACATTTACATTAGTGAATTGCAACAAGGGGATGTAAGTGATTCTGTCGGGCAGTTTGTTCTTCATAATTTATGTACCAAAGTTTATCAAATAGAAATAAGCTGTGTGGGTTATTCAGCACAGCATCTAAATGTGTCGGTAAATTCCGATACGAGTTTTACGGTTAAACTCCGACCTAATAGTGAGGTTTTACAAGACCTTACCATCGTAGGAACTTCGAGTACAGCATCTACCCAGGAAACGGCTGTACTGGATCGTTTAACGATCACAGAGAATAGTAACAAGAATCTGGCAAATATGCTGGAAGATATTTCTGGGGTAACCACTATAAAAAGTGGAAATAAGGTTTCGAAACCTGTTGTGCAGGGATTATATGGAAACCGATTGACTTTATTGAATAATGGAGTTGCGCAAAGCGGGCAACAATGGGGAGTAGATCATAGCCCTGAAATAGATCCTTTGGTAGCTTCAGAAATTTCGGTAATCAAAGGAGCAAGTGCGCTGGCTTATATGGGAAGTTCATTAGGTAGCGTAGTGATTGTTAACCCTGGAGATATTCCACACGAAGAAGGCTGGCACGGGCGTGCGTTGTATGTGTATGAAACCAATGGACGTGGACATGCAACGAATTTACAACTGAGAAATTACAAAAATGGTTGGGCCTGGCGGGCAAATGTTACATTAAAGCAAAACGGAGATTTGCATACTCCGGATTATTACTTAACCAATACCGGTAGCAAAGAAGCGAATGGTGCTTTTCAAATTGAAAAAAGATTCAATGATAAATGGAAGGTAGATGCCTATTTAAGTTCTTATAATACGGAAATTGGGATTTTAAGAGGATCTCATATTGGGAATACCACTGATTTAGAAGAAGCCTTGCAAAGAGAAGAACCCTTTTTTACCAGGAGTACATTTTCGTATGATATTGAAGCCCCGCGTCAGTTAGTGAATCACCAGTTGTTAAAGCTACATTCAAAATATACGATTGACAGCACACAATGGGTAGAAGCGACCTATGCAGGGCAATGGGACCTCCGAAAAGAGTTTGATGTACGAAGAGGAGGGCGTTCGGATATTCCGGCATTAAGTCTAAATCAGTGGTCACATTTTTTAGAAGGTAAATACCATGGGTACTTTGGTGAATACTGGAGTTTGGTCGGAGGAGTTCAATACCGAAGCATAGATAATACGAATGATCCGGAAACGAATATATTACCTTTAATTCCGGATTATTTGTCATACGAAAATGGTGTTTTTGCTATACTTAAAAGACAATGGAATAACTGGGAAATAGAAACCGGTGGGAGATGGAATAGAGTAGACCAAAGAGTGGTGAGAATTACAAATGGATTTCCACGCGAAATTGTACGTTCTGAAAATGTGTACAATACATTCGGAATTCTGGGGGGAGTTACTTATCAAGTCAGAAATGACTCTAAATTAGCTTTTAACATTGGATATGCATCCCGAAACCCGGAGGTTAATGAGCTTTATAGTAATGGCTTACATCAGGGAGTTGGAGGAATTGAAGAAGGCGATCCTAATTTAAAAATTGAGAAGTCGTTAAAAACAACTTTATCCTGGAGGAGCCAATTAAGCACCAAATGGAATGTTTCGTCCGAATTATATTTCCAGTCTATTCAGGATTATATTTATTTAGCTCCACAAAATGAAATTAGGCTTACGATTCGTGGTGCTTTTCCGGTGTTTAAGTATGAGCAAACCTTTGCACAAATTATGGGGTGGGATGCAGTTGTGGTATATAAACCAATCGAAGCGGTTGAAACTTCATTGAAATACAGTTGGATCAAAGGTGAAGATCTGACCAATAATTTAGGATTGATCAATATGCCTTCCAATAGTCTATTTGCTTCTGTAAAATATGCTTGGAATTTGAATGGATTCTTTTCTATCCTCGACTTCTCGTTGACCAATAAGTATGTTTTTGAGCAAACCAATATTGTTGAGGGGCAGGATTTCGTTTTACCTCCTGATGCATATAATTTGGTAGGGATGAAAATATCAGGTACCGCTCCCATGAAAAAAAGCGAATGGCACTTTTTTATCCATGTCGATAATTTATTCAACGTAAAGTATAGAGATTATTTAAACAGACAGCGTTATTTTGCAGATGATTTGGGAAGAAGTATTGTATTCGGTGCTTCGTTTTCTTTTTAG
- a CDS encoding type 1 periplasmic binding fold superfamily protein produces MKIKFFGALAISLLVGLSACKKEQETPQVPNEEEVITTLTYTLTPTAGGTPVVLSFKDLDGDGGDDPVIVNGDLKENTEYSGVIQLLNEQESPAEDITLEVEEEGDEHQFFFPNDIAGLQVNYMDQDKNNRPIGIKTHVVTGAQGSGTLTVVLRHQPDKTAPGVSDGEIANAGGETDIQVTFNVNVQ; encoded by the coding sequence ATGAAAATTAAATTTTTTGGAGCGTTAGCGATTAGTTTATTAGTAGGATTGTCAGCTTGTAAGAAAGAACAAGAGACTCCACAAGTCCCAAATGAAGAAGAAGTAATTACCACATTAACTTATACTTTAACTCCTACGGCAGGGGGAACACCGGTGGTATTGAGTTTTAAAGATTTAGATGGAGATGGAGGAGATGATCCTGTGATTGTTAATGGTGATTTAAAGGAGAATACAGAGTATTCAGGTGTGATCCAATTATTAAACGAGCAAGAATCTCCAGCAGAGGATATTACGCTGGAAGTTGAAGAAGAAGGAGATGAGCATCAGTTTTTCTTTCCAAATGATATTGCTGGTTTACAGGTAAATTATATGGATCAAGATAAAAACAACAGACCAATCGGAATTAAAACACATGTTGTTACCGGAGCACAGGGAAGTGGAACACTTACTGTAGTTTTGCGCCACCAACCGGACAAAACTGCTCCTGGAGTATCTGATGGAGAGATTGCAAATGCGGGTGGAGAAACAGATATCCAGGTAACGTTTAATGTGAATGTACAATAA
- a CDS encoding aspartyl/asparaginyl beta-hydroxylase domain-containing protein — MSTQTTEAINDRVKLPLTFDAERMLEEIRNMNLEEFTHYNVIPLRSPAHIVDPSRPFPPPADDYADGSWTEWLNTPQLESSPYLTEVINTFRKHTDVTLVRILRLEPGGILQRHTDPTLGLEIEKSVIRLTIPVYSNDQVQFLLNDTHVPMQNGECWYMRLTDPHEVLNPGETERINISIDMIPNDWVRSMILDN; from the coding sequence ATGTCAACTCAAACAACCGAGGCTATTAATGACCGTGTGAAACTTCCACTCACATTTGATGCGGAAAGAATGTTGGAAGAAATTCGTAACATGAATCTGGAAGAATTTACCCACTATAATGTAATTCCATTACGCTCTCCCGCACATATTGTGGATCCTTCTCGTCCATTCCCTCCACCCGCTGATGATTACGCAGATGGTTCCTGGACCGAATGGCTAAATACCCCACAATTGGAAAGTAGCCCCTACCTCACCGAAGTTATCAATACATTTAGAAAACATACTGACGTAACTCTGGTTAGAATACTGAGACTAGAACCGGGAGGTATTTTACAACGTCATACTGACCCTACATTAGGATTAGAGATAGAAAAATCTGTAATCAGATTAACCATACCGGTTTATTCCAATGATCAGGTTCAGTTTTTATTAAATGATACCCATGTACCAATGCAAAATGGAGAATGTTGGTATATGAGATTAACAGATCCACACGAAGTTCTAAATCCAGGAGAAACTGAACGAATTAACATATCTATTGATATGATCCCTAATGATTGGGTGCGTTCAATGATATTAGACAATTAA
- a CDS encoding BamA/TamA family outer membrane protein, whose protein sequence is MKVLYRFLLLIGIWSCCASNLYSQGVPSTGGGNNERSDENFKFMPIPYIDYNRSLGFTVGAVPIAMYNLSKKDTISPSSLSGAIGMYTTTQSWFVVQFNRFYFNEDRYRATLVGGQGNINFQFFLDMPFSPGYIDYNTGATFFMVELQRKVYKQLYLGANYTYTKLITNFDIANAPQQEDYLNGLGAVASLDLRDNVYYPHNGFIANLDYSTFPEFLDNEFVSQKIEMDFDYFIEMKNKKDIIGTRIYTGFGIGDLNFNQQFVVGQTDIRGYSLGKYRGEQIIAVQGEYRYNPFKKLGFVGFLGFASIFGSINDGDNGLILPGLGTGFRYMVFEKNHLNVGMDVAVGKGDWGLYFKIGESF, encoded by the coding sequence ATGAAAGTATTGTACCGTTTTTTACTTCTAATTGGAATTTGGAGTTGTTGTGCATCTAACTTATATAGTCAGGGTGTGCCAAGCACCGGAGGTGGGAATAATGAAAGAAGTGATGAAAATTTCAAATTCATGCCAATTCCTTATATTGATTATAACCGGAGTTTGGGATTTACTGTTGGAGCCGTTCCAATTGCCATGTATAATCTGAGTAAAAAGGATACGATTTCCCCATCATCATTATCCGGAGCTATTGGAATGTACACCACCACACAATCGTGGTTTGTGGTTCAGTTTAACCGTTTTTATTTTAATGAAGATAGGTACCGTGCCACATTAGTTGGAGGACAAGGAAATATTAACTTCCAGTTCTTTCTGGACATGCCATTTTCTCCCGGATATATCGATTACAACACGGGTGCCACTTTCTTTATGGTAGAACTTCAACGGAAAGTTTACAAGCAGTTATATCTAGGGGCAAATTACACTTATACCAAGTTGATTACCAACTTTGACATTGCCAACGCACCTCAACAAGAAGATTATTTAAACGGATTGGGAGCTGTGGCTTCCCTCGACCTCAGAGATAATGTGTATTACCCGCATAATGGTTTTATTGCCAATCTGGACTACTCCACCTTCCCTGAATTTTTAGATAATGAATTCGTATCTCAAAAAATCGAAATGGACTTTGATTATTTCATTGAGATGAAAAACAAAAAAGACATTATTGGAACCCGAATCTATACGGGATTTGGAATTGGAGATTTAAACTTTAATCAGCAATTTGTGGTTGGACAAACTGATATCCGTGGGTATTCATTAGGAAAATATAGAGGAGAACAAATTATAGCCGTTCAGGGAGAATATCGTTACAATCCTTTTAAAAAGTTGGGATTCGTTGGCTTTTTAGGATTCGCTTCCATTTTTGGATCTATCAACGATGGAGACAATGGATTGATTTTACCTGGACTTGGAACTGGATTTAGATACATGGTTTTTGAAAAAAATCATTTAAATGTCGGGATGGATGTCGCTGTAGGTAAAGGAGATTGGGGACTATACTTTAAAATTGGAGAGTCTTTTTAG
- the trkA gene encoding Trk system potassium transporter TrkA — translation MKIIIAGAGDVGFHLAMLLSYENQEITVIDMDEEKLKHISSKLDVATVKGNCTSYKSLEEADIKSAKLLISATSSEETNITTAIFAKHLGAQKTVARVKNLEYLQDRERAYLRELGIDEIISPEYLASKEIKRLLNSTVLTDVFDFEDGKLTLLGILVDDQCILRNKTLAELAYLNPNNDFITVALLRDGQTIIPHGNNSFLPGDHAYFLANPEGVDRVLSFSHIKKKVIKNVMILGGSYIARHAAKKLSEKYNIKLIEQDKHKCFDLADEMPNVLVVHGDGRNSDLIEQEGIQNMDAFIALTGNSETNIISSLVAKQHGVEKTIALVENVDYIHLSQNIGVDTLINRKLIAANFIFRYIRKGDIMAITSIHGVDAEIVEFVVKEKSKITTQYIKNLKFPKNALIGGVVRKDRSIIPNGDFRIRTGDRVVVLCSRQAIHTVEEFFN, via the coding sequence ATGAAGATTATTATTGCCGGAGCAGGAGATGTGGGGTTTCACCTGGCCATGCTATTATCGTACGAAAACCAGGAGATTACGGTAATTGACATGGATGAGGAAAAATTAAAACACATTTCATCTAAACTTGATGTGGCCACCGTAAAGGGAAACTGTACATCATATAAATCATTGGAAGAAGCAGATATAAAATCTGCAAAGCTCTTGATTTCTGCCACGTCCTCTGAGGAAACAAACATCACTACGGCCATTTTTGCCAAGCATCTGGGTGCTCAAAAAACAGTTGCCAGAGTTAAAAATCTGGAATACTTACAAGACCGTGAACGTGCCTACCTTAGAGAATTGGGGATTGATGAGATTATTTCTCCTGAATATCTGGCTTCAAAGGAGATCAAGAGACTTTTAAACTCCACGGTTTTAACCGATGTTTTTGACTTTGAAGATGGTAAGTTGACTCTCTTAGGTATTCTGGTAGATGATCAGTGTATTCTACGAAACAAGACATTAGCTGAATTAGCATATCTCAATCCCAACAATGATTTTATTACCGTAGCCTTATTGCGTGACGGACAAACAATCATTCCGCATGGAAACAATAGTTTCTTGCCAGGAGATCATGCTTACTTCCTTGCAAATCCGGAAGGGGTAGATCGTGTATTGAGCTTTAGCCATATCAAAAAGAAGGTCATCAAAAATGTGATGATTCTTGGTGGTAGTTACATCGCCAGACATGCCGCTAAAAAACTAAGTGAGAAGTATAATATCAAACTCATTGAACAGGATAAGCACAAATGTTTTGATCTTGCTGATGAAATGCCAAATGTATTGGTTGTTCACGGGGACGGTAGAAATTCCGACCTTATTGAACAAGAGGGGATTCAAAATATGGATGCATTTATCGCCTTAACCGGAAACTCTGAAACAAACATTATTTCCAGTTTGGTAGCCAAGCAGCATGGTGTTGAAAAGACCATTGCATTGGTTGAGAATGTAGATTACATCCACCTTTCTCAAAATATTGGTGTAGATACTTTAATCAACCGTAAACTGATCGCGGCAAACTTTATTTTCCGTTACATTCGTAAAGGAGATATTATGGCTATCACCAGTATTCATGGTGTGGATGCCGAGATTGTAGAGTTTGTAGTAAAAGAAAAATCTAAGATTACCACACAGTATATCAAAAATCTAAAATTCCCTAAAAACGCTTTAATTGGTGGGGTGGTACGTAAAGACCGTTCCATTATCCCAAATGGAGATTTTCGTATTCGAACCGGAGACCGTGTAGTGGTACTCTGCTCTCGTCAGGCTATTCATACTGTTGAAGAATTTTTTAACTAA